One Dictyoglomus thermophilum H-6-12 DNA window includes the following coding sequences:
- a CDS encoding UDP binding domain-containing protein: MEALNKHKKAVNGSKILIIGVAYKPNVGDPRESPALKIIPLLEELNGEVEFYDPYISEIKIENNKTKEVKYMKSCVLDEEKVRNADCVLIITDHDNIDYEMIFKNSKLIVDTRNALRKRGIKVDDRVTILGVSK; the protein is encoded by the coding sequence ATGGAAGCTCTCAATAAGCATAAGAAAGCTGTAAATGGATCTAAGATACTTATTATTGGTGTTGCTTATAAACCTAATGTGGGAGATCCAAGAGAATCGCCTGCATTGAAAATTATTCCTTTACTTGAGGAACTTAATGGAGAAGTAGAATTTTATGATCCATATATCTCAGAGATTAAGATTGAGAATAACAAAACAAAAGAAGTTAAATATATGAAGTCTTGCGTGTTGGATGAGGAAAAAGTGAGAAATGCTGATTGTGTTCTTATTATAACTGATCATGATAACATTGATTATGAGATGATATTCAAAAACTCAAAATTGATTGTAGACACACGTAATGCTCTGAGAAAAAGGGGAATTAAAGTAGATGATAGAGTAACTATTTTGGGGGTGTCAAAATAA